The Ectothiorhodospiraceae bacterium BW-2 nucleotide sequence TGCGAATGATGGTGGCAAGTTCGGCGAGGGTGGTGGCCATATCGTTAAACTCATCTAAAAAGAAGAGTGTATTGGCCAAATCTTGTAGATCATCTCCTATATGATGAGTGAGCGATGTCTGCTGAAAGCTCTCCATACTGTGCAGGGTGTCCTCAATATCGGTTAAGAGGGCGGCGATTTCGTTAGGGTTGAAATAGTGACTATCCTTATTGCTGATATAGGCCTCTGCCGAGAGTGTCGGTTTCGGTTCGTTATCGATGAGGACGCCGCTATCATCGATGGAGAAGTCGAAAAATTCACCCTCTTCAAATAGCTCAATACTCTGCTCCGAGCGCAGCGCAGGGGTAAAGAGGCGGGCATTGTCGATTAAAAGTTGGGTCGTTTTCTCTTCAGTATCGAGTCGATTATTGTGGCTGATTTGGCGCAAAAATTGGCGAAAATGTTCATTCGTACTCTTTAGGCGGCTAGTGACTGCTTTGAGGTTGGTTAGATCTTTTTGGATGGAGATATAGCAGAGTATGTTGCCGTTACGCTCTTTAATGGGGGTAATATTCCACTCGACCGGATAGCTAGAACCATCTTTGCGATAGTTGGTGGTCGAGCCGTGGAAAGGTCTATCCTCACGCAGGTTAGCTACTAGGCGTTGAATCACTTTATGGTTGGTTTTCGGCCCTTGAAATAGCTTTGGGGTCTTCCCTCGTAGCTCTTCGAGGGTGTAGCCGGTCATTTGGCAGAAGGCGGGGTTGGCGTAGAGAATCTGTGGCTGGTCGATATCGGCTGTGGTAATGACGATGGAGTGAAACGAGCTGTTAAAAAACTGCATTAAAAATTGTTGCAGTAGGTCAGGGTCGTTATTTAGAATCGAATTAAATAGCTGTTCTGGCATGGGAACACTCCTAGGTTTGCCCAATTAGAGGCGATGCCTCAGTTCGTGGTAGATCACAATAATTTTACTTAAATAGTCAACGGTACTTTGAATCACCGGAATGCGGCCATAAGGCTCGTAGAGCGATTGGGCTTTGGTACGGCTTAGGCCGGCGTGGTAGCCGGCTGCGGCAATAAGCATATTGCCCTTTCGTGCCCGCAGATGTTCGGCTAGCATCTGTACCATCGCCGGTACCGGTTTTTCGTGAGTTAGCCGCTCATCGAGGGCGGCTAAGGCCGTGCTATCTTTCAATATCGACTTACCGGCGCTATTTAGGCGCAAAAAGTCGCGATATTCGTTGCGACTGCGTTTAATTTGCGCCTCATAGTGCGCTTTGGCGGCGTAGTAGTTGTCGTTCTCCTGTAGCCGTTGGCCTATTTTAGCCAGATCACCGGCTGCCATCAGTTTTAAACACTCCTCGCGTTCGAGCGCCTTTTGCCAGTTTTTATCGCGATAGCGGCTCAATTCGCGTCGAAATTGGTAGTAGTCATCGAGCGATTTGGCATACTCGGGCTTAAGAAAGGGGGGGTGGCGATGTTCGGCTCGATCACCGGCGCAGACCATCTGATAGGATTGGGCCGTGGGGCGGATAAATTGGCAGACGCCAACGGCTGAGGCCCAAGAGATGGCGCGTTCGTAGAAGAACGACTCTAACATCATCTGCGCCATAATCCAGACCGGATCGACCGGATAGATAGCTCGGTGTTGTTCACACCCTTTGACTAGCCAGTGGCTAATACTCTCTAGTCTCGGTGGTAGGTTGGCCTCTTTAAATGAGACTGACCATACCGGTAAGCTATTTTGATTGTAGTGCTTTTGGATAATATCGAGTATCGCTTGCACTAGCTTGCGCTGAAATTGGGGCGAGAGATCGGCGCTAAACCCTTTGTCAATCGTGAACTGGAGGGCAAAGGGGTTGGGTGGCGACTCTGCCTCTGTGGCAAGGGCGGTTGAGGTGGAGGTGGCGAGTGTGGTGGGTATTAGCGCAGCGGTCACTGCTTGCTGAATCCATTGGCGGCGATTGATAGAGGGCATAAGCGATACTGAGTGGGGTTAGGGGGGGGCTAGCTCTGGTTAGCTGGGAGTTGATATTGGTGGCAACAGCGGTTGCGCCCCCCCTTTTTGGCTAGGTAGAGGGCATCATCGGCACGGCGAAAGAGAGTCTCTAGGGTATCCTCGGCGGTAAATTCGGCGATACCGCAGGAGGAGGTGATGGGGACTCGCTGGTTACGAAAACGAAATTCGGTCTTTTCGATTCGCTTACGCAGCCCTTCGACGACCTTAATGGCTGCATCGAGGGTGGTCTCTGGTAGTAACAAGATAAACTCCTCGCCTCCGAAACGGGCGACAAAATCGGATTTGCGAATATGGCGTCGCAGCAGTTTAGCGATGACGGTCAATACTTTGTCACCGGCTAGGTGGCCGTAGTTGTCATTCACCCGTTTAAAGTGGTCGATATCCCATACCGCCATGCAGAGGGGGTGCTGGTAGCGCACGGTGCGACTTAGCTCCTGCTCTATACGCTCGTTGTAGGCTAAGCGGTTGGGGATGCCGGTGAGTGGATCAATGAGAGCGATCTGGAGATGGTTGCGCACCTCCTCTTTTAACTGTAGCGACTCCTGCTGTACCTGTTGCAGTTGGGTGGTGAGTTGGGTGATTTGGGTTTCGGCCTGCTGTAGTCGCGCCTCTTCGGTATCGGTAAACTGCTCCATGCGGTCACGCAGCTGCTGTAAGTAGTGGCTGATGCTCTGTTTTAGTTCGGGTAGATTACTGGCGTTGGCAACATGATCGGCGAGCTGGCTGACATTCTTCTCCATATCTCGCTGTAGCTGGCCATCGACTTCACGGCTCTGCTGGTTAAACTCTAGGTGGGCTCTGATATGGTTGTCGATATCGCTTAGGTAGCCGGTGAGCTGTTGCAAAAAGCACTCTAGTTCGCTCTTCTCCTGCTGCTCGCGGTGGCGCATCGCCTGAATCAGATCGGCTATCGCCTTGAGGATCGTCTCAAGATTGTCGCTACCGAGGGTTCCCTGTTGTAGTCGTTGTTTGATCTCCTCTAACTCATCGTGGAGTCCGAGAGGGATATCAAGCCGCTCTAGCAGTCGAATTAGAATCTCATTCGGGGCGAGGGTGCCGGGGATGTTGAGCTGGATCGTGGTGGCTAGATCCTCAATGAGCTTATGGAGTGAGCTCTGCTCCCGAATCGACTCTAGCCGACGGTAGAAGAGCTGCTGCTGTTTGGCATCGCTGAGGGTGTAGTTGATCAGCTCTAGCAGAATCTGTTTAATTGAGGGCAGGCTACCGATGGGGGTCTGCTGCTGCTCTTGTGCCTGTAGGTGGCGAAAGATCTTCTGCAGCAGCTCATCGAATAGGTGTAGTGCTGTCTCCTCCATCGCTGGGGTATCACCACTGAGCCGCTCTAGTGCGGTGCGACTCTGTTTGAGATAGCCTTGGTACTCTACCGGAAGGTGCCACTGCTCTAACATCGCTAGGAGTTGCTGGACTAGATCTTGCCGCTGGCTCGGTTTTTTCTGGCTAGCTTGCTGAGCTGGGCCGATATTAGAGACCGTCTCGTTAAACAGCGTCTCAAGACGCTCGGCGCTGTTGTCTGGGGTCAGATTGAGCCCTAGCTCGTGCAGACGCTGATTGAGACGGTAGCCACCGCTATGGGGAATCGCCGCAGCGATTGAGGCGAAGCCTCTGCGGGTGGTGGTCTGTAGCGTCTGCCACTGCCGCTCAAGCTGCTCAATGTGATCCAGAGCATCCAGATAGCGTGCTTTCCAGTCGGGAGGGGAGCTCATGGCTATCTCTAACTACTTTGTGGCTGCAAGATGTTCCTGTTCTGCCAGTCTATCGACAATCTTCAACAGATTATCGTAGCCGCCAGCGAGGGGGCCATCGATACGAAATTTGCCGTTAACGACCACGGCAGGGACGCCGTTAATACCCGATTTTTTGCTCAAATCGGCGGCGCGAGCCGTTTTGGCGCGAACGCTGAAAGAGTTGAAGGTCTTATCAAACGCCTCCCCCTTAATGCCGTGTTCGATGAAAAAGTCGCGTAGCTGCTGTTCGGTTTTTAAGGGCCGCTTAGTCACATGTAGAGCGCGAAACAGCGCTTCGTGTAGCTGACCTTCAACACCTAAAATGTCGGCGGTGTAGAAGGCGGTGGCGTGGAGCTGCCACAGCGGGTTGTTAAAGATGGCCGGCACGCTGATAAATTCGATATAGTCGGCCTTGCGTTTTTTCCACGCAGCTAGCTTAGGCTCAAAGGTGAAGCAGTGGGGGCAGCCATACCAAAATAGCTCTATCACCTCGACTTTACCAGCGCTTCCCCCCGGCAGCGGTGGAGTGACCCGCTCGTAGTGAATGCCTTCGATAAACTCCTCCTCTTCAGCGGCCCAAAGCGGCAGTGCCAATAGCGAGAGGATTAGCCATGGAATGAGTCGTAACATAGTGATAGCCCTCATTAATTTTATCTAAACGCCAAAAGAGTGCCCCTGCGTATTCGCGCTAGGGCCATAAATTGGGGCTATTATGCTTGATAACGGCGGTTTATGATACCCTTTATCTTAATCGATCCATCCAATTGACAGGGAATCCAGACATCATGAATCTCTACACCTCATCTCACCGAGCAATCTCCTCTTCTCTCACCGACTCACCCGCTTGGCAGCGGCTTGAGGGGTTGGCCGAACAGATGGCGACTACCTCGTTAGTGGCGCTATTTGATAGTGATCCGGAACGCTTTAGCCGTTTTTCGTTACAGCAAGAGGGGCTGCTGCTCGACTACTCCAAACAGTGGGTGACTACCGAGATACGAGAGGCGCTACTGGCGCTGGCGAGACAGCAGCAGCTACCACAGCAGATTGAGGCGATGTTCGGGGGGGAGAAGATTAACCATACGGAACAACGCGCGGTACTCCATACCGCACTGCGTGCGCCGGCATCGAGCGATAGTCGTGTCGATGGCGACAATGTCGTGCCTAAGGTGCATCAGGTATTAGAGCAGATGGCGCGGTTTGTCGCCGCCGTCCACTCCGGTGAGCGGCGGGGGGCGACCGGTAAACCGCTGCGTCAAGTGGTCAATATCGGCATCGGCGGCTCCGATTTAGGCCCCCTCATGGTCTGCGAAGCGCTAAAGGCCTACGCCCATCCTGAGAGGGAGGCGTACTTTGTCTCTAATGTCGATGGCACCCATATAAGCGAAACGCTAACACGGCTCGACCCCGAGCAGACGCTGTTTGTGGTCGCCTCCAAAACCTTTACCACCCAAGAGACGCTGACCAATGCCCATACCGCTCGTGCGTGGCTAGTCGAACAGCTAGGCGAGGCGGCTGTCATCCACCACTTTGTCGCCGTTTCGACCAATGCAGCTGAGGTGGCACGATTTGGTATCGATACGGCCACGATGTTTCCGTTTTGGGACTGGGTAGGGGGGCGCTACTCCCTCTGGTCGGCGATTGGGCTGCCGATTGCCCTCTATTTGGGCATGGATCACTTTCGCCAGCTTTTGGCCGGTGGCCATGCGATGGATAACCATTTTCGTACCGCCCCGTTAGATCAAAATATGCCGGTGATTATGGGGCTGTTGTCGGTCTGGTATAGCAGCTTTTTTGGGGCCGAAACGCAGGCGGTTTTACCCTATAGCCAATCTCTGCATCGCCTACCGGCCTACCTACAGCAGGCGGTGATGGAGAGTAACGGTAAGCGGGTCAATCGTGAGGGGGAGCTTGTCCCCTATGCCACCTCAGCCATCGTTTGGGGCGAACCGGGGACGAATGGTCAACACGCTTTCTACCAGTTAATCCATCAGGGGGGGCGCCTCATTCCGATCGATTTTATGGCACCGATTCAGAGCCAAAATCGGCTCGGGGATCACCATGCCATCTTGCTAGCGAACTGTTTTGCCCAAAGTGAGGCGTTAATGAACGGCAGGACACAGTCGCAGGCGCTCGCTGAGTTACTCGATAAGGGGCTCGCCCCGGCTGAGGCAGAGCGGTTAGCGCCGCACAAGGTGATGCCGGGTAACCAGCCTAGTTCGACGCTGCTATTTGCTAAACTCGATCCGATGACATTGGGGCGGCTGATTGCCCTCTATGAGCACCGTATCTTTGTTGAAGGGGTGGTGTGGGAGATTAACTCTTTCGATCAGTGGGGGGTTGAGCTAGGTAAGCAGCTAGCGGCGGTGATTCTGCCTGAGCTACAAGGGGGGGAGCCCCAGCGACACGATAGCTCTACCCGTGGTCTGATGGCCTACTATCGACAGCTATCCTAAACTGTTGTGCGCCTTGAGTCGATTGAGTGGGGGGCTATCATAAATAAAATCGCAAAACTCATTGAGTCAGCTTATTGGTAATCTGCTTGAGAACTGTTCATAATTGCCCCCGTCAATTAACAACTCACAGGAGTCAAACACGATGCGTCTTATTCTGTTAGGTGCCCCGGGTGCGGGCAAAGGGACTCAAGCGCAATATCTTTGCGAGCAGTATGCTATTCCACAAATCTCTACCGGCGATATGTTGCGAGCCCATGTAAAGCAGGGCACCGACTTAGGGGTGGCGGCAAAGAAGATTATGGATGAGGGGGGGCTGGTCTCCGATGAGATTATCCTCGGTATGGTCAAAGAGCGTATTACCCAAGCGGATTGTCAAAACGGCTTTCTGTTTGACGGCTTCCCGCGCACCATTCCGCAAGCTGAGGCGATGCGGGAGCAGGGGGTGCCGATTGACTATGTGGTCGAAATTGAGGTGGCCGATGAGGAGATTATTAAGCGCATGAGTGGCCGTCGAGTCCACCCCGCATCGGGGAGAACCTACCACCTCATCTTTAACCCCCCTAAAAGCGAGGGTAAGGATGATGTGACCGGTGAAGATCTGATTCAACGCGATGATGATCAGGAGGAGACAGTACGCAAGCGCCTTGAGGTTTACCACTCACAAACTAAGCCGCTGGTCGATTTTTACGCCAAGTGGGCGGAGTCGGGAGATGAGAAGGCGGCTAACTATATCAGTATCCCTGGTATCGGTTCGGTCGAGGAGATTAAAAACGCGCTCTTTGCTGCGCTGGAGAGATAGTTGAGCGAGACCGTTGCGAAACAGGGGGTGCTGCTGACCAATCTCGGTACCCCCGATGCTCCGACAGCGGCCGCACTACGGCGCTATTTGGGGCAGTTTTTATGGGATCATCGCGTGGTCGATCTGCCGCGTCCGCTCTGGTGGTTGGTACTGCATGGGGTGATTTTACGCTTTCGTCCCGCCAAATCGGCGGCAAACTATGCCAAAATTTGGCTGCATGAGGGCTCACCGCTGTCGGTGATTAGCCGCCAGCAGCAGCAGCGACTACAGCAGCGACTCGATCGGGAGCAGGGGGAGGGGCGCTATCTGGTCGTACTCGGCATGCGTTATGGTAACCCCTCTATCGCCTCAGCACTGGATGAGCTGGCACAGCAGCAGGTAGAGTCGATAACGGTACTCCCGCTCTATCCGCAGTTCTCCTGCTCGACAAGCGCCTCTACTTTTGATGCGATAGCCGACTACTATCGCCACCGCCGCTCGATGCCCCCGATGAGCTTTGTCAATAACTACCATAGCCACCCGGCCTATATTGCTGCGCTAGCCAGATCGGTGCGTGACTATATCGACCAGCAGGGTCAACCGGATAGGCTGCTGATCTCATTTCATGGCACGCCAGAGCGCTATCGTGCCGAGGGCGATCCCTATTTTGGCCACTGCCAAACGACAGCGACGCTATTGGCTGACGAGCTTGGATTGAGACCGTCACAGTGGTTATTAACCTTTCAATCCCGCTTCGGGCGTGAGCCGTGGCTACAGCCCTATACTGATCTGACTCTGGAGAGGCTCGCTAAGGAGGGGGTTAACCACATAGCGGTCATCTGCCCGGGCTTTGCTGCCGACTGTCTGGAGACGCTGGAGGAGATCGAGGGCGAAAATCGGCAGATTTTTATCGAGCATGGCGGCCAGCAGTTCGGCTATATTCCGGCACTCAATAGTCGGCCAGAACATATTGCCCTGATGGCGCAGCTAGTGCAGCCGTGCGCTACCCCTTGTCGCCGTTTTTGTGGTGGTTGTTCGAATTGAGCGACTCTCTATCGTGTCGCATC carries:
- a CDS encoding PAS domain S-box protein; this encodes MPEQLFNSILNNDPDLLQQFLMQFFNSSFHSIVITTADIDQPQILYANPAFCQMTGYTLEELRGKTPKLFQGPKTNHKVIQRLVANLREDRPFHGSTTNYRKDGSSYPVEWNITPIKERNGNILCYISIQKDLTNLKAVTSRLKSTNEHFRQFLRQISHNNRLDTEEKTTQLLIDNARLFTPALRSEQSIELFEEGEFFDFSIDDSGVLIDNEPKPTLSAEAYISNKDSHYFNPNEIAALLTDIEDTLHSMESFQQTSLTHHIGDDLQDLANTLFFLDEFNDMATTLAELATIIRTKTDIEAEPFLIETFLGLSHDLREWLRAIFIEKTSRNIHEYDATIIASTKQLIFQFL
- a CDS encoding GGDEF domain-containing protein, yielding MSSPPDWKARYLDALDHIEQLERQWQTLQTTTRRGFASIAAAIPHSGGYRLNQRLHELGLNLTPDNSAERLETLFNETVSNIGPAQQASQKKPSQRQDLVQQLLAMLEQWHLPVEYQGYLKQSRTALERLSGDTPAMEETALHLFDELLQKIFRHLQAQEQQQTPIGSLPSIKQILLELINYTLSDAKQQQLFYRRLESIREQSSLHKLIEDLATTIQLNIPGTLAPNEILIRLLERLDIPLGLHDELEEIKQRLQQGTLGSDNLETILKAIADLIQAMRHREQQEKSELECFLQQLTGYLSDIDNHIRAHLEFNQQSREVDGQLQRDMEKNVSQLADHVANASNLPELKQSISHYLQQLRDRMEQFTDTEEARLQQAETQITQLTTQLQQVQQESLQLKEEVRNHLQIALIDPLTGIPNRLAYNERIEQELSRTVRYQHPLCMAVWDIDHFKRVNDNYGHLAGDKVLTVIAKLLRRHIRKSDFVARFGGEEFILLLPETTLDAAIKVVEGLRKRIEKTEFRFRNQRVPITSSCGIAEFTAEDTLETLFRRADDALYLAKKGGRNRCCHQYQLPANQS
- a CDS encoding thiol:disulfide interchange protein DsbA/DsbL, producing MLRLIPWLILSLLALPLWAAEEEEFIEGIHYERVTPPLPGGSAGKVEVIELFWYGCPHCFTFEPKLAAWKKRKADYIEFISVPAIFNNPLWQLHATAFYTADILGVEGQLHEALFRALHVTKRPLKTEQQLRDFFIEHGIKGEAFDKTFNSFSVRAKTARAADLSKKSGINGVPAVVVNGKFRIDGPLAGGYDNLLKIVDRLAEQEHLAATK
- a CDS encoding glucose-6-phosphate isomerase; translated protein: MNLYTSSHRAISSSLTDSPAWQRLEGLAEQMATTSLVALFDSDPERFSRFSLQQEGLLLDYSKQWVTTEIREALLALARQQQLPQQIEAMFGGEKINHTEQRAVLHTALRAPASSDSRVDGDNVVPKVHQVLEQMARFVAAVHSGERRGATGKPLRQVVNIGIGGSDLGPLMVCEALKAYAHPEREAYFVSNVDGTHISETLTRLDPEQTLFVVASKTFTTQETLTNAHTARAWLVEQLGEAAVIHHFVAVSTNAAEVARFGIDTATMFPFWDWVGGRYSLWSAIGLPIALYLGMDHFRQLLAGGHAMDNHFRTAPLDQNMPVIMGLLSVWYSSFFGAETQAVLPYSQSLHRLPAYLQQAVMESNGKRVNREGELVPYATSAIVWGEPGTNGQHAFYQLIHQGGRLIPIDFMAPIQSQNRLGDHHAILLANCFAQSEALMNGRTQSQALAELLDKGLAPAEAERLAPHKVMPGNQPSSTLLFAKLDPMTLGRLIALYEHRIFVEGVVWEINSFDQWGVELGKQLAAVILPELQGGEPQRHDSSTRGLMAYYRQLS
- a CDS encoding adenylate kinase — translated: MRLILLGAPGAGKGTQAQYLCEQYAIPQISTGDMLRAHVKQGTDLGVAAKKIMDEGGLVSDEIILGMVKERITQADCQNGFLFDGFPRTIPQAEAMREQGVPIDYVVEIEVADEEIIKRMSGRRVHPASGRTYHLIFNPPKSEGKDDVTGEDLIQRDDDQEETVRKRLEVYHSQTKPLVDFYAKWAESGDEKAANYISIPGIGSVEEIKNALFAALER
- a CDS encoding ferrochelatase — translated: MSETVAKQGVLLTNLGTPDAPTAAALRRYLGQFLWDHRVVDLPRPLWWLVLHGVILRFRPAKSAANYAKIWLHEGSPLSVISRQQQQRLQQRLDREQGEGRYLVVLGMRYGNPSIASALDELAQQQVESITVLPLYPQFSCSTSASTFDAIADYYRHRRSMPPMSFVNNYHSHPAYIAALARSVRDYIDQQGQPDRLLISFHGTPERYRAEGDPYFGHCQTTATLLADELGLRPSQWLLTFQSRFGREPWLQPYTDLTLERLAKEGVNHIAVICPGFAADCLETLEEIEGENRQIFIEHGGQQFGYIPALNSRPEHIALMAQLVQPCATPCRRFCGGCSN